Proteins encoded in a region of the Diabrotica virgifera virgifera chromosome 4, PGI_DIABVI_V3a genome:
- the LOC126884051 gene encoding uncharacterized protein LOC126884051 codes for MCTFQPEHLLVRELDYELRIREIEVEEAAKCDRKRSLLRGALKQEQGNRSFRQISAAAIPFLEQQQGINETIEDLTQKISTFRGTVHDSMYSRYISRLAHISGRVHLLCCSDEEQQLYKRSMSIKILSLEGELDSRVNPIATSTPVSSVQAANSLLHPKPVQVHKWGVSFSGEGHYDQVISFLDRVECLRISRGVSEEDLFAASAELFTGHAFTWFMNNRGSFTTWTGLAQKLKSDFLPYSFQTDLLDEIKNRKQKPGESVTMFINTMLGMCSRLDTPLTENAKIKIILKCLLPFYHAQLALVDIATIEDLTDKCKRLEETLSWSFHPPTTSNPGAGFTSHSSRNRSWQSRPHTPNVSVTTSSFSCWNCREANHAFRDCTRPQTRIFCHGCGRDNTLKRNCFKCSGNEHAEARTLSVPQTAAPSGNMTAAVDEASGPIPASSSNTPSQEGRNTSNRRPARKPKSGKK; via the coding sequence ATGTGTACCTTTCAGCCAGAACATTTGTTAGTTAGGGAGTTGGACTATGAGCTGAGGATAAGGGAAATAGAGGTTGAAGAAGCCGCTAAATGTGATAGAAAACGCAGTCTATTGCGTGGTGCTCTTAAACAGGAGCAAGGAAACAGGAGTTTCCGTCAAATTTCAGCTGCAGCTATTCCTTTCCTGGAACAACAACAGGGAATAAATGAGACCATCGAGGATCTTACTCAAAAGATATCCACTTTTAGAGGGACTGTCCATGATAGCATGTATTCTAGGTACATTTCACGTCTTGCTCATATCTCTGGTCGTGTCCACTTACTATGTTGCTCAGATGAGGAGCAACAACTTTACAAACGCTCTATGTCCATTAAGATTCTCAGTCTAGAAGGTGAACTCGATTCTCGAGTAAATCCTATAGCCACGTCCACCCCTGTTTCTTCGGTTCAAGCCGCTAATTCCTTATTACATCCCAAGCCTGTTCAGGTACATAAATGGGGAGTTTCGTTTTCTGGTGAAGGTCACTATGACCAAGTTATTTCATTTTTGGATAGGGTGGAATGTCTTCGGATTTCAAGAGGTGTGAGTGAGGAGGATCTTTTTGCAGCTTCTGCTGAATTATTTACAGGCCATGCTTTTACGTGGTTTATGAACAACCGTGGTAGCTTTACCACTTGGACTGGTTTGGCTCAGAAACTAAAATCCGATTTTCTGCCTTATTCTTTCCAAACTGATCTCTTAGACGAAATCAAGAACCGCAAGCAGAAACCGGGAGAATCAGTGACTATGTTTATTAACACTATGttgggtatgtgtagtcgtttagataCTCCTTTAACAGAGAATGCAAAAATTAAGATAATTCTAAAATGTTTGCTACCTTTTTACCATGCCCAATTGGCACTTGTTGATATAGCCACTATCGAAGACCTGACAGATAAGTGTAAACGGTTAGAAGAAACTCTATCCTGGTCTTTTCATCCTCCTACAACATCTAATCCTGGTGCTGGATTTACCTCTCACTCCTCGAGAAATCGTTCTTGGCAATCTAGACCCCATACACCGAATGTGTctgtgactacttcttctttttcttgctGGAATTGTCGGGAAGCTAATCACGCATTTCGTGATTGTACCAGACCCCAAACGCGGATTTTTTGCCACGGTTGTGGTAGAGACAACACATTAAAACGTAACTgttttaagtgttcgggaaacgagcatGCAGAGGCTCGTACCCTGAGCGTTCCTCAAACAGCAGCCCCATCAGGGAATATGACCGCAGCTGTAGACGAAGCTTCAGGTCCAATACCTGCCAGCAGCTCGAACACACCCTCTCAGGAAGGAAGAAACACTTCCAACCGGAGGCCAGCACGCAAACCGAAATCAGGGAAAAAGTAA